A window of Bacteroidia bacterium contains these coding sequences:
- a CDS encoding T9SS type A sorting domain-containing protein yields MKKIFTIISLQLLSTICFCSISAYGANYGSVEIGYPAHKDLSGYNIDSAGIAPSEDAFAQHVAIPDKGSVSVYPNPFQSTVQVTLPAGANRLEIRNMVGQVVFSQENIESTTLMLYLGHLAPGPYFMSVFVGAKHELLRIIRE; encoded by the coding sequence ATGAAAAAAATATTTACTATAATATCGCTACAGCTACTTTCTACAATATGTTTCTGTAGCATATCGGCTTACGGAGCTAATTACGGCTCAGTAGAGATTGGATACCCTGCCCATAAAGATTTAAGCGGATACAATATAGATTCAGCAGGGATTGCGCCTTCTGAAGATGCGTTTGCCCAACATGTAGCTATTCCGGACAAAGGTTCTGTTTCGGTCTATCCTAATCCATTTCAAAGCACAGTGCAGGTAACACTACCGGCGGGTGCTAATAGGCTTGAAATACGAAATATGGTTGGCCAAGTGGTTTTCAGCCAAGAAAATATAGAATCTACAACATTGATGTTATACTTAGGGCATTTAGCTCCCGGCCCTTATTTTATGTCTGTCTTTGTAGGCGCAAAGCATGAACTACTGCGAATTATTCGTGAATAA
- a CDS encoding T9SS type A sorting domain-containing protein translates to MKRWQVLLFAGYWLSITFVYGQIPPVWQYEAALNDVAAFGNTPKTVQDSNGNLHLVCWNQASDKLVYGFKAFNSDEWLFEWVDSSGNNGYSAAINLDGNGVPHVAYYENIQGKMQLRYANRVAGYWITEVVDSVQTWGQYGLSNQNNEGNVHPSIDLILQPFPIIVFFDATWEPAQFHYGLELKRATRVGGPPWVVSGYGNIPITSVPTSDPDYFWGENIAGARYGEFCNISQSLSGKNYVFTVCNKNGQIIWYPDFMNTNYVVLDSVIRYRVSTDILQLTFEGLSVAQGSNGDYHLSYALSHQYGRNDYTPELSFFYARLNPTDSSTVVSEIVLPRDAKYRYNTSIAVQGNDSIIISFIERDTRKIRLAKSWDGGQTWTFQNVFSSTITDYPAPIIWKGDSLTLVCYDIEKEKLNYASIAVNTGFIRSYSIQKSTLYARQNACTVTENGQDKTIDALFSDELSQELWLGQKKNNWTFSQINTGKTYQNLRLLVRNNGERYLMWYETETQQLVASAEGATPITLAFGASTADWVSRNDSIHLIYYNQGNLWYRFGTSLANLSPEVAIDTINQGAAGAFKIIIDPYGLPHVAFQNIGTNKLFYLKKTAFGLWIKSEVTLPNHFTMGSWVAIAVGASLQPQIVCRNAATNSLHYFIWKASSWVEEVVYQAISGVAGAYFEIQLDTYENPFVAFSLLNTSDQVRIFKKAYSGTIWYSLPVYQNVDQIGSSFSFQLTQNDVYILGKRNRIGSTGLGLLYSPDGVWASVEDVINSFQGTLLYPNPTNNDLFLTTQLFELNAQNPVSYQINSISGQLVDSGVIYIENPKIDVQNLQPGIYFGTIKLTNGVVLSQKFVKLP, encoded by the coding sequence ATGAAGCGTTGGCAAGTTCTGCTGTTTGCCGGATACTGGCTAAGTATCACATTCGTTTATGGGCAAATTCCCCCCGTTTGGCAATACGAAGCAGCCTTAAATGACGTAGCTGCTTTTGGAAACACACCCAAAACGGTACAAGATTCTAACGGAAACTTACATCTTGTTTGCTGGAATCAAGCCTCAGATAAATTGGTTTACGGCTTTAAAGCATTCAATTCTGATGAGTGGCTTTTTGAATGGGTTGATAGTTCCGGAAATAACGGATATTCAGCAGCCATCAACTTAGACGGAAATGGAGTTCCGCATGTTGCTTATTATGAGAATATTCAAGGAAAGATGCAGCTACGATACGCGAATCGCGTAGCTGGCTACTGGATAACAGAAGTGGTAGATTCTGTTCAAACATGGGGGCAATATGGCCTGAGTAACCAAAATAATGAAGGGAATGTACACCCATCCATTGATTTAATATTGCAGCCATTTCCTATAATCGTCTTTTTTGATGCTACTTGGGAGCCAGCACAGTTTCATTATGGCTTAGAACTAAAACGAGCGACCAGAGTAGGCGGGCCACCTTGGGTAGTAAGCGGTTACGGAAATATCCCCATCACCTCTGTGCCTACCTCAGATCCTGATTATTTCTGGGGCGAAAACATTGCCGGTGCCCGATACGGCGAATTCTGTAACATCAGCCAAAGCCTTAGCGGAAAAAACTATGTATTTACCGTCTGCAATAAAAATGGACAAATTATCTGGTATCCAGACTTTATGAATACCAACTACGTAGTATTAGATTCTGTCATACGATACAGAGTTAGTACCGACATCTTGCAATTAACCTTTGAAGGATTATCCGTTGCACAAGGCTCTAATGGAGATTATCACCTAAGCTACGCCCTTTCACACCAATATGGGCGCAATGACTATACTCCCGAACTATCTTTCTTTTATGCAAGACTTAATCCTACCGACTCATCTACCGTTGTTTCTGAAATCGTTTTACCCAGAGATGCCAAATATCGCTACAACACCAGTATCGCCGTTCAAGGTAATGATTCTATCATAATTTCCTTTATAGAAAGAGATACCCGAAAAATTCGCTTAGCCAAATCTTGGGATGGAGGCCAAACATGGACGTTTCAAAACGTTTTTAGTTCAACAATTACCGACTACCCTGCTCCCATAATTTGGAAAGGCGATTCCTTAACCCTCGTTTGCTATGATATTGAAAAAGAAAAACTTAACTATGCCTCTATTGCTGTAAATACGGGGTTTATACGTAGCTACTCTATTCAAAAAAGTACTCTTTATGCCAGACAAAACGCCTGTACCGTAACCGAAAACGGACAAGATAAAACTATTGATGCCCTATTTTCTGATGAACTTTCCCAAGAACTATGGCTTGGCCAGAAAAAAAACAATTGGACATTTTCTCAAATAAACACGGGAAAAACGTACCAGAATCTCAGATTATTGGTTAGAAATAACGGCGAACGGTATTTAATGTGGTATGAAACTGAAACACAACAGTTAGTAGCATCGGCAGAAGGAGCAACTCCAATTACTTTAGCCTTTGGAGCCTCTACCGCAGACTGGGTTAGCCGTAATGATTCTATACACTTAATTTACTACAACCAAGGTAATCTTTGGTATCGTTTTGGGACATCCCTCGCTAATTTATCCCCCGAAGTTGCTATTGATACTATTAATCAAGGAGCCGCAGGAGCATTTAAAATCATTATTGACCCGTATGGCTTGCCTCACGTAGCATTTCAGAATATTGGAACAAACAAATTATTCTACCTAAAAAAGACTGCTTTTGGGTTATGGATAAAGTCTGAAGTTACTCTACCCAACCATTTTACGATGGGAAGTTGGGTCGCTATTGCAGTAGGAGCATCTTTGCAACCGCAAATAGTTTGCCGAAATGCCGCCACTAATTCACTACATTATTTTATATGGAAAGCAAGCTCTTGGGTGGAAGAAGTTGTGTATCAAGCTATTTCAGGAGTTGCAGGAGCATATTTTGAAATCCAGTTAGATACTTACGAAAATCCGTTTGTAGCATTTTCCCTACTAAACACCAGTGATCAAGTTCGGATTTTTAAAAAGGCTTATTCAGGAACTATTTGGTATTCCTTACCAGTGTACCAAAATGTGGACCAAATCGGCTCTTCATTTTCTTTTCAACTCACTCAAAATGATGTTTATATCTTGGGTAAACGAAATCGGATTGGTTCTACCGGCTTAGGATTACTATATTCACCGGATGGCGTTTGGGCTTCTGTTGAAGACGTGATAAACTCTTTCCAAGGTACTCTTCTTTACCCTAATCCTACTAACAATGATCTGTTTTTAACTACTCAACTTTTTGAACTTAACGCCCAAAATCCTGTTTCATATCAAATCAATTCCATTAGTGGTCAGTTAGTTGATTCGGGAGTTATTTACATTGAAAATCCCAAAATAGATGTCCAGAATTTGCAACCGGGCATTTACTTTGGGACTATTAAATTAACTAACGGAGTTGTATTATCTCAGAAATTTGTGAAATTACCTTAA
- a CDS encoding alpha/beta hydrolase — MFLYWILVIISIVTVLWLGVVGFSTYKFIFPPKLKDSKLPKNRPKNPKEVGLEYQEATISGYKGVPISLWWLPQPQAAPIVILSHGFAINKAMIITFIKQFYERGYQVLAMDHRAHGHSGGVVCTYGYYERHDMLACLKWVTEKAPNQPIILFGASMGSIVNSMLLSLPETQKFPIRAAVLQSPYADLPTMTRYIIRQHLGFLETIFAAPIIWFTEKNGNFQLEAVNPAKVLATVSIPKLFILGASDDEIPASFTKDTYQMAAEPKELIIFEAGHNDIHRVGGKVYWDKVFQFINQYV, encoded by the coding sequence ATGTTTTTATATTGGATTCTTGTAATTATTAGTATTGTTACTGTTTTATGGTTGGGAGTGGTTGGTTTTTCTACCTATAAATTTATTTTTCCACCAAAGCTAAAAGATTCAAAATTACCTAAGAACCGCCCCAAAAACCCCAAAGAAGTGGGGTTAGAATATCAAGAGGCGACTATTAGCGGCTACAAAGGAGTTCCTATTTCACTTTGGTGGCTTCCGCAGCCACAAGCGGCACCCATAGTTATTCTTTCTCATGGTTTTGCTATCAATAAAGCTATGATTATCACCTTCATTAAGCAGTTTTATGAGCGTGGTTATCAAGTGCTTGCTATGGATCACCGCGCCCACGGGCATAGCGGAGGTGTAGTTTGTACTTATGGTTACTACGAACGTCATGATATGCTTGCCTGCTTAAAATGGGTAACAGAAAAAGCTCCTAATCAACCCATTATCCTATTTGGTGCTTCTATGGGAAGTATTGTAAATTCTATGCTGTTAAGTCTTCCAGAAACCCAAAAGTTTCCCATTCGTGCAGCTGTACTACAAAGCCCTTATGCTGACCTCCCCACCATGACCCGCTACATTATCCGGCAACACTTAGGTTTTTTAGAAACGATATTTGCTGCGCCCATCATCTGGTTCACCGAAAAAAATGGTAACTTTCAGTTAGAAGCAGTCAATCCGGCTAAAGTTCTCGCTACAGTTTCTATACCAAAACTTTTTATATTGGGAGCAAGTGATGACGAAATACCGGCAAGTTTTACCAAAGACACCTATCAAATGGCTGCAGAACCTAAGGAATTAATCATTTTTGAAGCCGGCCATAATGACATCCACCGTGTTGGCGGTAAAGTTTATTGGGATAAGGTGTTCCAGTTTATTAATCAATATGTTTAA
- a CDS encoding inorganic phosphate transporter → MFDLETSLFILLIFCLVAACGFEFVNGFHDTANAVATVIYTNTLTPWKAVIWSGICNFLGVFAGGISVAMSIVNLLPVEILIDQNIWHSLAMVLSLLFSAIVWNLGTWYFGLPASSSHTLIGAILGVGIMYSTLPGSTSAAVNWHKAGEVGLSLLISPLFGFTMTILLMFVLRRIIKDRSIFRSPDLSKSPPNWIRSVLILTCTGVSFFHGSNDGQKGVGLMMLILIGILPTYYAIDITQKAALYHPDIQGIHTLLNRTDPTLLSANERNARSSVLEICAHLGVVFQQYNTLENFPKEKRFDLRKDILLVSKQVTMLIEGKNLNLNLKQIDELKSHIKKIRLITDYSPTWVIFLISLSLGLGTMIGWKRIVVTIGEKIGKQHLTYAQGATAEIIASSTIGFSTFLGLPVSTTHVLSSGIAGSMVAKRGIKNLQPATIRNIALAWLLTMPVSMTLSGAMFYFLRMVL, encoded by the coding sequence ATGTTTGACTTAGAAACGTCTTTGTTTATCCTGCTAATATTTTGTTTAGTAGCGGCTTGTGGGTTTGAGTTTGTTAATGGTTTTCATGATACTGCTAATGCAGTTGCAACAGTTATTTATACAAATACACTAACTCCGTGGAAGGCTGTTATTTGGTCTGGGATTTGTAATTTTTTAGGTGTCTTTGCCGGCGGAATATCTGTGGCAATGAGTATCGTAAATCTTTTACCGGTAGAAATCTTGATAGACCAAAATATTTGGCATAGCCTTGCTATGGTTTTGTCTTTACTTTTTAGTGCAATAGTCTGGAATTTAGGAACTTGGTATTTTGGATTACCGGCATCAAGCTCTCATACTCTGATTGGGGCGATATTGGGCGTTGGTATTATGTATTCTACGTTACCGGGTTCTACGTCTGCGGCTGTCAATTGGCATAAAGCAGGCGAGGTTGGGCTTTCCCTTTTGATTTCACCTTTGTTTGGCTTTACGATGACAATTTTACTGATGTTTGTTTTACGCCGAATCATCAAAGACAGAAGTATTTTTAGGTCGCCGGATTTAAGCAAAAGCCCGCCAAACTGGATTCGTTCAGTTTTAATTCTTACTTGCACCGGAGTAAGTTTTTTTCACGGCTCTAATGACGGACAAAAGGGGGTTGGGCTTATGATGCTCATTTTGATTGGCATCCTCCCAACTTATTACGCTATTGATATAACCCAAAAAGCCGCCTTGTATCACCCTGATATTCAGGGAATTCACACATTACTAAATAGAACTGACCCGACTTTACTTTCTGCTAATGAAAGAAACGCCCGTAGTAGCGTTCTGGAAATTTGCGCTCATTTAGGTGTTGTTTTTCAGCAGTATAATACATTGGAAAACTTCCCTAAAGAAAAACGCTTTGACCTACGAAAAGATATTTTGCTCGTTTCCAAACAGGTAACAATGCTTATTGAGGGAAAAAACTTGAATTTGAACCTAAAACAAATTGATGAACTTAAATCACACATAAAAAAAATTCGTTTGATAACTGACTACTCGCCTACTTGGGTTATCTTCCTGATTTCATTAAGTTTAGGACTCGGTACAATGATTGGCTGGAAACGAATTGTAGTTACCATAGGGGAAAAAATTGGTAAACAGCATTTAACTTATGCGCAAGGTGCTACCGCAGAGATTATTGCTTCAAGTACTATTGGTTTTTCAACTTTTTTGGGTCTGCCGGTAAGTACAACGCACGTTTTGTCCAGCGGTATTGCAGGCAGCATGGTTGCTAAACGGGGAATTAAAAACTTGCAACCGGCTACCATTCGTAATATCGCATTAGCGTGGCTGCTGACAATGCCCGTAAGCATGACCCTAAGCGGCGCAATGTTTTATTTCCTACGCATGGTACTCTGA
- a CDS encoding tungsten formylmethanofuran dehydrogenase — protein sequence MCCATEMAAIYETNRDLCKYVHSTSRGHEAIQLAVGMQLTPQDFVAPYYRDESMLLGIGLQPHELMLQLLAKRDDPFSGGRTYYSHPSLRRADMPKIPHQSSATGMQAIPATGAAHGIKYLESINHPNYTDDSQKSIVVCSLGDGSTTEGEVSEALQMAVLHQLPILYLVQDNTWSISASAKETRGVSVSDFAKGFPNLAVYEVDGTDFLASFGTVSLIFNQLRKKRTPALLHARVPLIGHHTSGVRREWYRQPEEIALAQQQDPRIKLKKELLNLGIKPDVLDEIERQQQERARLDFEKAKQAPEPDPATLKEHIFAPTPITEERGIRVPTEKKEVVMVDAVLHAVDEIFQQYPEALLYGQDVGGDLGGVFREAATLAPKYGHNRVFNTPIQEAYIIGSTVGMSAAGCKPIVEIQFADYIWPGLNQLFTEVSRSCYLSNGKWPVQALIRVPTGAYGSGGPFHSSSIESTLLTIRGVKIVYPSNAADMKGLFKAAFLDPNPVIILEHKGLYWSKVQGSQEARTIEPDSDYIIPLGKARLVQESSHEAVSEGTACTVITYGMGVHWAKNASTKFKNQVEILDLRTLEPIDWQAIEKTVVKNGKVMILTEEPTQNSFAESLAGRISSHFFTKLDAPVQVVGSENLPAIPLNTTLEQTMLPNAEKVSKQIEYLLNW from the coding sequence ATGTGCTGCGCTACGGAGATGGCTGCTATTTATGAAACAAATCGGGATTTGTGTAAATACGTTCATTCTACCTCTCGCGGGCATGAGGCTATTCAGCTTGCAGTGGGGATGCAACTTACTCCCCAAGACTTTGTAGCTCCCTATTACCGTGATGAATCTATGCTGTTAGGAATTGGATTGCAACCACATGAGTTGATGTTACAACTTTTAGCTAAGCGTGATGATCCTTTTTCCGGCGGGCGAACCTATTATTCTCACCCAAGTCTGCGCCGCGCAGATATGCCCAAAATACCGCATCAATCCTCCGCAACAGGAATGCAGGCAATCCCCGCAACAGGAGCCGCTCACGGAATAAAATACTTAGAATCCATAAACCACCCAAACTATACCGATGATAGCCAAAAATCCATAGTCGTTTGCTCATTAGGAGACGGATCTACAACCGAAGGGGAAGTAAGCGAAGCTCTTCAAATGGCTGTTTTACACCAACTTCCAATTTTATACTTAGTGCAGGATAATACTTGGTCAATATCAGCTTCCGCCAAAGAAACACGAGGTGTCTCGGTTTCTGATTTTGCTAAAGGATTCCCCAATTTAGCTGTTTACGAAGTTGATGGCACTGATTTTTTAGCCTCTTTTGGCACTGTTTCATTGATATTTAATCAATTAAGAAAAAAAAGGACTCCTGCCTTACTTCATGCAAGGGTTCCCTTAATAGGCCACCATACTTCAGGGGTGAGGCGCGAATGGTATCGCCAACCCGAAGAAATTGCTTTGGCACAGCAGCAAGACCCACGCATAAAACTAAAAAAAGAACTACTCAATTTAGGCATAAAACCAGATGTTTTGGATGAAATTGAACGCCAACAACAAGAACGTGCCCGATTGGATTTTGAAAAAGCAAAACAAGCCCCTGAACCAGACCCTGCTACCCTAAAAGAGCATATCTTTGCTCCTACACCAATTACCGAAGAAAGAGGCATCCGTGTACCAACAGAAAAAAAAGAAGTTGTGATGGTAGATGCTGTTTTACACGCCGTTGATGAGATTTTTCAGCAATATCCGGAAGCACTTTTATATGGCCAAGATGTAGGCGGGGACTTAGGGGGAGTATTCAGAGAAGCTGCTACATTAGCCCCAAAATATGGCCATAACCGTGTTTTTAACACCCCAATTCAAGAAGCATACATCATTGGCAGTACCGTTGGAATGTCAGCAGCCGGCTGCAAACCCATAGTAGAAATTCAATTTGCGGATTATATTTGGCCGGGCTTAAACCAGTTATTTACCGAAGTCAGCCGTTCTTGCTATTTAAGTAACGGTAAATGGCCGGTTCAGGCATTGATAAGAGTTCCAACCGGAGCATACGGAAGCGGCGGGCCTTTTCATTCGTCCAGCATAGAATCAACATTGCTGACAATACGGGGAGTCAAAATAGTGTATCCTTCCAATGCAGCAGATATGAAAGGACTCTTCAAAGCAGCTTTCCTTGACCCAAACCCTGTTATTATATTGGAACACAAAGGGTTATATTGGTCAAAAGTTCAGGGAAGCCAAGAAGCACGTACCATAGAGCCGGATTCAGATTATATTATCCCGTTAGGAAAAGCAAGGTTAGTACAAGAAAGCAGCCATGAAGCCGTATCAGAGGGAACAGCCTGTACCGTCATCACGTATGGCATGGGAGTTCATTGGGCTAAAAACGCCAGCACAAAATTCAAAAATCAAGTAGAAATCTTAGACCTAAGAACATTAGAACCCATTGACTGGCAAGCCATTGAAAAAACAGTTGTAAAAAATGGAAAAGTTATGATTCTAACCGAAGAGCCTACCCAAAACTCATTTGCAGAATCTTTGGCTGGCAGAATATCAAGTCATTTTTTTACTAAATTAGATGCTCCCGTTCAAGTTGTTGGTAGTGAGAACCTTCCGGCTATTCCTCTTAACACAACATTGGAGCAAACAATGCTTCCAAATGCCGAAAAAGTATCTAAACAAATAGAATACCTATTAAATTGGTAA